In Microbacterium sp. 1.5R, the following are encoded in one genomic region:
- the trmD gene encoding tRNA (guanosine(37)-N1)-methyltransferase TrmD, with product MRIDVLSIFPSYFDGLTLSLLGKAQSTGILDLRVRDLREWTSDRHRTVDDTPYGGGAGMVMKPEPWGLALDELASSAPSEEGSRPTIIFPSPAGEVFTQATARDLSTRDHLIFGCGRYEGIDERVFEYASSLGEVRLISLGDYVLNGGEVATMAMIEAIGRLIPGVVGNPASLVEESHEDGLLEYPSYTKPSVWRERPVPDVLLSGNHGAIASWRRDQQIERTRRRRPDLLPDDDR from the coding sequence GTGCGCATCGACGTCCTCTCGATCTTCCCGTCGTACTTCGACGGTCTGACGCTCTCCCTGCTCGGGAAGGCGCAGAGTACCGGCATCCTCGACCTGCGTGTCCGAGACCTCCGCGAGTGGACGTCTGATCGTCACCGCACCGTGGACGACACCCCCTACGGGGGCGGGGCGGGGATGGTGATGAAGCCGGAGCCCTGGGGGCTCGCGCTCGACGAGCTGGCATCATCTGCTCCGTCCGAAGAGGGCAGTCGGCCCACGATCATCTTCCCCTCGCCCGCAGGCGAGGTCTTCACGCAGGCCACCGCACGCGATCTCAGCACTCGCGACCACCTCATCTTCGGATGCGGTCGATACGAGGGGATCGACGAGCGGGTGTTCGAATACGCCTCATCGCTCGGCGAGGTGCGGCTCATCAGTCTCGGCGATTACGTCCTCAACGGCGGGGAAGTGGCGACGATGGCGATGATCGAGGCCATCGGTCGCCTGATCCCCGGTGTCGTGGGAAATCCGGCGAGCCTCGTCGAGGAGTCTCACGAGGACGGACTCCTCGAGTACCCGTCTTACACGAAGCCGTCGGTGTGGCGAGAGCGACCGGTGCCGGACGTGCTGCTGAGCGGCAATCACGGCGCGATCGCTTC
- the rpsP gene encoding 30S ribosomal protein S16, whose translation MAVKIRLKRLGKIRAPYYRIVVADSKTKRDGRVIEEIGKYHPTEEPSFIEIDSDRAQYWLSVGAQPTEQVAALLKITGDWGKFKGDKDAKSTLKVKEPKVPFEIDASKKSVVKPKAEKKVEAPAEEAPAKADAEAAEAPAADAE comes from the coding sequence GTGGCTGTCAAGATTCGTCTCAAGCGCCTGGGCAAGATCCGTGCGCCGTACTACCGCATCGTCGTCGCCGACTCGAAGACCAAGCGCGATGGTCGCGTGATCGAGGAGATCGGCAAGTACCACCCCACCGAGGAGCCCTCGTTCATCGAGATCGACTCCGACCGTGCGCAGTACTGGCTCTCCGTCGGCGCTCAGCCGACCGAGCAGGTCGCTGCTCTGCTCAAGATCACGGGCGACTGGGGCAAGTTCAAGGGCGACAAGGACGCGAAGTCCACGCTGAAGGTCAAGGAGCCCAAGGTTCCGTTCGAGATCGACGCGTCCAAGAAGTCCGTCGTCAAGCCCAAGGCCGAGAAGAAGGTGGAGGCCCCCGCTGAGGAGGCTCCCGCCAAGGCCGACGCGGAGGCCGCAGAGGCTCCCGCCGCCGACGCAGAGTAA
- a CDS encoding RNA-binding protein: MLAAALEHIVKGIVDHPEDVRINASTTPRGDLLEVRVHPDDRGRVIGRGGRTAKALRTLIAALADGRRVRVDVADD; the protein is encoded by the coding sequence GTGCTCGCCGCCGCGCTCGAACACATCGTCAAGGGGATCGTCGATCACCCTGAAGATGTCCGCATCAACGCTTCCACGACGCCGAGAGGCGACCTGCTCGAGGTGCGTGTGCACCCCGACGACCGTGGTCGAGTGATCGGGCGCGGCGGCCGCACCGCAAAAGCACTGCGCACGCTCATCGCCGCTCTCGCGGATGGGCGGCGTGTCCGGGTCGACGTCGCGGATGACTGA
- a CDS encoding sugar-binding transcriptional regulator, whose protein sequence is MRQSDAGSRDSKLIAALTAAQLYYMQDKTMEVIAQELKTSRSSVSRLLSFARESGLVDIRINSPLERLGMLEQRIRDRHRLVAHVVPIPEIVSEVERLERVALTAGRLLSQFVDSNMIVGVAWGSTISAVSRGLTQKETHNTTFVQLNGAGNTQTSGVEYSSDILQRFGSAFGAQVQQFPVPAFFDDPSTREAMWRERSTLRVLDLQSKMDIAVFSLGSPAAEVPSRVYVGGYLGRDDYRSLREDHAIGDVATVFFRADGSWRDIRVNARATGPGLDRLRRVPRRVCVVSGVPKLASLRAAIAADLITDVVLDEGLARRLVED, encoded by the coding sequence ATGCGCCAGTCTGACGCGGGATCGCGCGATTCCAAGCTGATCGCCGCGCTCACCGCGGCACAGCTCTACTACATGCAGGACAAGACCATGGAGGTGATCGCGCAGGAGCTGAAGACCTCGCGATCATCGGTGTCGCGCCTGCTCAGCTTCGCCCGCGAGAGCGGACTCGTGGACATCCGCATCAATTCCCCTCTCGAGCGACTCGGCATGCTGGAGCAGCGCATCCGGGACAGACATCGCCTCGTGGCCCACGTCGTACCGATCCCCGAGATCGTCAGCGAGGTCGAGAGGCTCGAGCGGGTGGCTCTGACCGCAGGGCGGCTGCTGTCGCAGTTCGTCGACTCGAACATGATCGTGGGTGTCGCGTGGGGATCCACGATCAGCGCGGTCAGCCGTGGTCTCACCCAGAAGGAGACGCACAACACGACGTTCGTGCAGTTGAACGGTGCCGGGAACACGCAGACCAGCGGGGTCGAGTACTCGAGCGACATCCTCCAGCGCTTCGGCAGCGCGTTCGGTGCGCAGGTGCAGCAGTTCCCCGTGCCCGCGTTCTTCGACGATCCCTCGACGCGCGAGGCGATGTGGCGAGAGCGGAGCACTCTGCGGGTGCTCGACCTGCAGTCGAAGATGGACATCGCCGTGTTCAGTCTCGGCTCTCCGGCCGCGGAAGTCCCCAGTCGCGTGTACGTCGGCGGCTATCTCGGTCGCGACGACTACCGGAGCCTCCGGGAGGACCATGCGATCGGCGACGTGGCCACGGTCTTCTTCCGCGCGGACGGGTCCTGGAGGGACATCCGTGTCAACGCACGGGCGACGGGTCCGGGTCTCGACCGGCTGCGGCGGGTGCCCCGACGCGTGTGCGTGGTGTCCGGTGTTCCGAAGCTCGCCAGCCTCCGCGCCGCCATCGCCGCCGACCTCATCACGGACGTGGTGCTCGATGAAGGACTCGCGCGCAGGCTCGTCGAGGACTGA
- a CDS encoding glutamate--cysteine ligase — MKLDFAPSARSTVGLEWEIMLADPVSGDLVGRAPELLSALEDESAEERHTVTGELLTNTIEVTSGIGDSVAHAVDDIANAITAVRAATDPAGIELLSAGSHPFAQWYHQEVTDKTRYHTLIERTQWWGRNMMIWGIHVHIGVEDQRKVIPIINALAAYLPHLQALSASSPFWAGERTGYASNRALVFQQLPTAGLPWPLQDWSEYEAYLDDMVRTGVMADATEVRWDIRPAPRWGTIEVRACDGLSTLPELAAVAALVQVLVEHLSRQMDEGLPLAQMPAWYHRENKWRAARYGLDARVIVDAAGTQRPVREHLSEVLEELAPVAVELGCVREFGSIETILTDGASYERQLTIANATGGDLGAVVQHLIREFRSGPESSTDEP; from the coding sequence GTGAAGCTCGATTTCGCGCCATCGGCCCGGTCCACCGTCGGTCTCGAGTGGGAGATCATGCTCGCCGATCCGGTGAGTGGTGATCTCGTCGGCCGCGCCCCCGAGCTGCTGTCCGCACTCGAGGATGAGAGTGCAGAAGAACGGCACACCGTGACGGGCGAACTGCTCACCAACACGATCGAGGTCACCAGCGGCATCGGCGATTCCGTGGCCCATGCCGTAGACGACATCGCCAACGCGATCACCGCTGTTCGTGCGGCGACGGATCCGGCCGGCATCGAGCTGCTCTCGGCCGGCAGTCACCCGTTCGCGCAGTGGTACCACCAGGAAGTGACCGACAAGACGCGCTACCACACCCTGATCGAGCGCACCCAGTGGTGGGGTCGGAACATGATGATCTGGGGGATCCACGTCCACATCGGCGTGGAGGATCAGCGCAAGGTCATCCCGATCATCAACGCCCTCGCCGCTTATCTCCCGCATCTGCAGGCTCTCTCCGCCTCGAGTCCGTTCTGGGCCGGTGAGCGCACCGGATACGCCTCGAACCGTGCTCTGGTGTTCCAGCAGCTGCCCACTGCGGGGCTCCCGTGGCCGCTGCAGGACTGGTCGGAGTACGAGGCCTACCTCGACGACATGGTGCGCACCGGTGTGATGGCGGACGCCACCGAAGTGCGCTGGGACATCCGGCCCGCACCGCGGTGGGGGACGATCGAGGTGCGGGCATGCGACGGGCTCTCCACGCTGCCGGAGCTCGCCGCGGTGGCCGCGCTCGTGCAGGTCCTGGTCGAGCACCTCTCGCGTCAGATGGACGAGGGACTCCCCCTCGCGCAGATGCCCGCCTGGTACCACCGGGAGAACAAGTGGCGCGCCGCGCGCTACGGCTTGGACGCGCGGGTGATCGTCGACGCCGCCGGAACCCAGCGTCCCGTGCGGGAGCATCTTTCGGAGGTGCTCGAGGAGCTCGCCCCGGTCGCGGTCGAACTCGGCTGCGTGCGTGAGTTCGGCAGCATCGAGACGATCCTCACGGACGGCGCGAGCTACGAGCGTCAGCTGACGATCGCGAACGCGACGGGCGGCGACCTCGGTGCAGTCGTCCAGCATCTGATCCGAGAGTTCCGCTCCGGCCCGGAATCCTCGACCGACGAGCCGTAG
- the rimM gene encoding ribosome maturation factor RimM (Essential for efficient processing of 16S rRNA) — translation MTDVVSKDRNQGKNQLRVGRLVKAHGLKGALKLELYTDNPERRFTPGAEFTLQVPEASPWHGKTVVVREYRVMNGNPVVFLKDVDDREGAETLVRAILWIDQDNDEVEDNAWFDHQLVGLDVVRDGVVVGKVARVEHFPAQDLLIVRSGEQDIMVPFVQAIVPTVDISAGRVIVTPPAGLFEELPDASDATEAGESSDSDATD, via the coding sequence ATGACTGACGTGGTGTCCAAGGACCGCAACCAGGGCAAGAACCAGCTGCGGGTGGGGCGCCTCGTCAAGGCCCACGGCCTCAAGGGCGCTCTCAAGCTCGAGCTGTACACCGACAACCCGGAACGCCGATTCACTCCGGGAGCAGAGTTCACGTTGCAGGTGCCTGAGGCATCTCCGTGGCACGGCAAGACCGTCGTCGTTCGCGAATACCGCGTGATGAACGGCAACCCCGTCGTCTTCCTCAAGGATGTCGACGATCGCGAGGGCGCAGAGACTCTCGTCCGAGCCATCCTCTGGATCGATCAGGACAACGACGAGGTCGAGGACAACGCGTGGTTCGACCATCAGCTCGTGGGTCTCGACGTCGTCCGTGACGGCGTCGTCGTGGGCAAAGTGGCTCGCGTCGAGCATTTCCCTGCGCAGGATCTGCTCATCGTCAGGTCCGGCGAGCAGGACATCATGGTGCCGTTCGTCCAGGCGATCGTTCCCACGGTCGACATCAGCGCCGGGCGCGTCATCGTCACGCCGCCTGCGGGCCTCTTCGAAGAGCTCCCTGACGCGTCCGATGCGACGGAGGCGGGGGAGTCCTCCGACTCCGACGCCACTGACTGA